One segment of uncultured Tolumonas sp. DNA contains the following:
- a CDS encoding LysE family transporter has translation MEFWHGFITLTVIHLLAAASPGPDFALVSRQALLQGRRAGLWVSLGIALGLGIHIAYSAAGLATLIAHSTMWMSAIKLIGGSYLLYLGFQGIRAKAQSGVIANVPAVITDVAAHHLVGKGFLCNALNPKAPIYFLSLFTIVLSPNLPASTLVIYGVWIMLLQLFWFSLITLFFSQPTIRRRFLAISHWIDRVFGVAMVGLGLKVLLSKN, from the coding sequence ATGGAATTCTGGCACGGTTTTATTACGTTAACAGTAATTCATCTGCTGGCTGCCGCATCCCCTGGCCCTGATTTTGCCTTGGTTTCACGCCAAGCGTTATTACAAGGGCGTCGAGCCGGTTTGTGGGTGAGCCTAGGGATCGCTCTGGGCCTAGGTATTCACATTGCCTACTCTGCTGCTGGTTTAGCCACGCTGATTGCTCATTCCACCATGTGGATGAGTGCGATTAAATTAATTGGTGGCAGCTATCTGCTTTACCTTGGTTTTCAAGGTATCCGCGCTAAAGCCCAATCAGGCGTGATCGCTAATGTGCCCGCTGTTATCACGGACGTTGCTGCTCATCATCTGGTCGGCAAAGGTTTTTTGTGTAATGCCTTGAATCCCAAAGCGCCGATCTATTTCCTATCATTGTTCACGATAGTGCTGTCTCCGAATCTGCCAGCCAGCACTTTAGTGATATATGGTGTTTGGATCATGCTACTACAGCTATTTTGGTTCAGCCTCATCACGCTGTTTTTCAGCCAACCGACCATCCGCCGTCGCTTCCTCGCCATCAGCCACTGGATCGACCGCGTGTTTGGTGTCGCTATGGTTGGATTAGGGTTGAAAGTGTTGTTGAGTAAGAATTGA
- a CDS encoding PilZ domain-containing protein, giving the protein MAAQNPALALQPHQLKMVDVFRYEYGSPTLDEKLAQYAPDESLSSRFLVKMEIGRLAKPCNRIIDLRDLQSDWKPFEYNGVKHYINDITAQDFINTVKSYKGYTLGAYELIIKRAREKKREAITNPNSISVPEVNYTSLTHFYQRKEQRLYFVSPIEIYIDDPRDMPLSQQKKVAITGSTTDISPLGMCIKLSGIQIPKDTKFIYIRFVGFEKDFSFSSPAFVVYDILSVMSKQTNFYYKIKMTANQTEDIVHEFHNHLKKFIFAQLRRHRVPIENTQEAVIVKAYEQFVVGKLNSLPIFMQHEHGRWVPNSLYLTGYNEFLLQRLTDENHTSVLNDFICQIPIQNALLTGERFTHYYLFAPVSSPEGFANFMCMPLAACINDPDARAIAQLAYLKSKGNLMLYRLDGMTIHPDKQCHIPSSLPDSSGEVFQLINQSPVERARLLASAYKRMICISDESDLLTKLDLFAEPAHEDIQKNKIFQFIPKHIGIKTELHIVKSEVDDKRQEDRFLYKMPILFFTPKKPKEKFSALTIDISTKGLKILTENPLNFFAGDLLSITFPHLGNEVGEQVIRQPYIVVSAKGNIVHLLVHGNIQTHEARKCIKKLIQNNLNSLTATGCRDVIYGLPRVIRNLFTFNHPNPVFLVKRHDKNRYISDIALSDNTVMPEISINEDENNAILKVILKHENFIQMLNDAWVKIKEQQDIFYFNFLVTVKEKTNQTGHYIIIKNADDLMKNGQMQAAIQQSSIMGETRLLRVMLTPKGKVFNKYFRDELAYLTRYAPNRAKLTLDQINQVDAIGHILDITEAINNLY; this is encoded by the coding sequence ATGGCCGCACAAAATCCAGCGTTAGCGTTGCAACCACACCAATTAAAAATGGTGGATGTTTTCCGTTACGAATACGGCAGCCCAACGCTGGATGAAAAACTCGCACAATATGCACCAGATGAATCACTTTCCAGCCGTTTTTTGGTCAAGATGGAAATTGGACGACTCGCCAAACCCTGTAACCGGATCATTGATCTGCGAGACTTACAGTCTGACTGGAAACCCTTCGAATATAATGGGGTTAAGCATTATATTAATGACATTACCGCCCAAGATTTCATCAACACCGTCAAAAGCTATAAAGGTTATACCCTTGGTGCTTATGAACTTATTATCAAAAGAGCGCGCGAGAAAAAAAGAGAAGCAATCACCAACCCTAATTCGATTAGCGTTCCAGAGGTTAATTACACGTCGTTAACTCATTTTTATCAGCGTAAAGAACAACGCCTCTATTTTGTTTCACCAATAGAAATTTATATTGATGACCCAAGAGACATGCCACTCTCTCAACAAAAAAAAGTCGCAATTACGGGTTCAACAACCGATATATCTCCTTTAGGTATGTGTATTAAACTATCGGGCATACAGATACCGAAAGACACTAAATTCATATATATTCGTTTCGTTGGGTTTGAAAAAGATTTTTCTTTCTCATCTCCTGCATTTGTGGTTTATGACATTTTATCCGTCATGTCAAAACAGACTAATTTTTATTATAAAATAAAAATGACCGCTAACCAGACAGAAGATATTGTTCATGAATTCCACAATCATCTGAAAAAATTCATTTTTGCTCAATTGCGCAGACATCGCGTTCCGATAGAAAATACGCAAGAAGCCGTGATTGTTAAAGCATATGAGCAATTTGTAGTTGGCAAACTTAATAGCCTGCCAATTTTTATGCAACATGAACATGGTAGATGGGTTCCTAACTCATTATATCTAACTGGATATAATGAGTTTCTATTGCAACGGTTAACTGATGAAAATCACACCTCCGTATTGAATGATTTCATCTGCCAGATCCCCATACAAAATGCCTTATTAACGGGCGAACGATTCACTCATTACTACTTATTTGCACCCGTCTCCAGCCCCGAAGGTTTTGCTAATTTTATGTGCATGCCATTAGCGGCTTGTATTAATGACCCCGACGCACGTGCAATAGCACAATTGGCTTATTTAAAAAGCAAAGGTAATTTAATGTTATATCGTTTAGACGGTATGACTATTCATCCAGATAAACAATGCCACATTCCCAGCTCACTACCTGATAGCTCAGGTGAGGTTTTTCAGCTGATTAATCAAAGCCCTGTTGAGCGAGCCAGACTATTGGCGTCTGCATACAAGCGGATGATCTGTATCAGTGATGAATCAGATTTACTCACTAAACTGGATTTGTTCGCTGAACCAGCACACGAAGATATTCAAAAAAATAAGATATTTCAGTTCATTCCTAAACATATTGGAATTAAAACAGAACTTCATATTGTAAAAAGCGAAGTGGATGACAAACGACAGGAAGATCGTTTTTTATATAAGATGCCTATCTTATTTTTCACCCCCAAAAAACCAAAAGAAAAATTCTCAGCGTTGACTATTGATATATCAACAAAAGGTCTGAAAATTCTGACTGAAAACCCTCTTAATTTTTTTGCTGGGGATTTATTATCCATTACTTTTCCTCATCTAGGAAATGAGGTTGGCGAACAAGTCATTCGCCAACCGTATATTGTTGTCAGCGCGAAAGGGAACATTGTTCATCTATTAGTCCATGGCAATATACAAACTCACGAAGCAAGAAAATGCATCAAAAAACTCATCCAAAACAATCTTAACTCCTTGACAGCAACAGGTTGCCGGGATGTTATTTATGGTTTACCAAGAGTAATCCGTAATTTATTTACCTTTAACCATCCGAACCCGGTATTTCTAGTCAAAAGGCATGACAAAAATCGCTATATCAGTGATATTGCTTTATCAGACAATACCGTCATGCCAGAAATAAGCATCAATGAAGATGAAAACAATGCCATCTTAAAAGTCATTTTGAAGCATGAGAATTTCATTCAAATGCTTAACGATGCTTGGGTTAAAATAAAAGAGCAGCAAGACATATTTTATTTTAATTTTTTAGTTACTGTTAAAGAAAAAACCAATCAAACCGGCCATTACATCATTATTAAAAACGCTGATGATTTGATGAAAAATGGACAAATGCAAGCGGCAATTCAGCAATCATCCATAATGGGTGAAACCAGATTACTTCGAGTCATGCTGACCCCAAAAGGGAAGGTATTTAATAAATATTTCCGGGATGAACTCGCTTATCTAACCCGCTATGCGCCTAATCGAGCAAAATTGACGTTAGACCAGATTAACCAAGTTGATGCTATCGGCCATATTCTGGATATAACTGAAGCCATCAATAATTTATACTAA
- the gshA gene encoding glutamate--cysteine ligase, which produces MSLPFSLSEIIEQLSAPERVFAVRGIRRGIERESLRITPEGRLSPLDHPRQLGAALTHANITTDYSESLMEFITPVSDSLDILLAQLGDIHRFSQQNLGEERLWPLSMPCFIGGEESIRLAQYGNSNIGRLKTLYRQGLHHRYGSMMQVIAGVHFNFSMPDSFWNEWQQIKQQECCQCKLISDSYMDLIRNVYRFGWLIPYLFGASPTICSSFLQGRETSLPFERVGKGTLYLPYATSLRLSDLGYTNKSQASLNISHSSLHEYLTSVRQALATKESSFADLGVKVGDDYRQLNDHVLQLENELYAPIRPKRTPRSNERALVALERRGIDYIELRTLDINPFTPLGVEIQQLRFLDLFLVWCLLRPSPMLEAAEIERNRHNMSRVALEGRRPGLLLQTAQGELSLPEWGGQLFDELQMVAQLLDRAYGRVHYQLALQAQREKLADPGKTLSAQLLTHLLHHNLDGAEFGRQQAERFRKELQNAPLQYWEANYFTDEAEASLLKQSELEADDHLPFAEFLQQYLRLPVVGDTPCG; this is translated from the coding sequence ATGTCGTTGCCGTTTTCTTTGTCTGAAATCATCGAGCAGTTAAGTGCTCCGGAGCGGGTTTTTGCTGTACGCGGCATTCGCCGTGGGATCGAGCGCGAGTCATTACGTATTACCCCGGAAGGCCGCTTATCGCCGCTGGATCACCCCCGGCAATTAGGTGCGGCATTGACGCATGCCAATATTACGACTGACTATTCCGAAAGTTTGATGGAATTTATTACACCGGTGTCCGATTCGCTGGACATTCTGCTGGCGCAACTCGGCGATATTCACCGTTTTTCGCAGCAAAACTTAGGTGAAGAGCGGTTGTGGCCGTTATCGATGCCCTGTTTTATCGGTGGTGAAGAGTCGATCCGGCTGGCGCAATACGGCAATTCCAATATTGGCCGTCTGAAGACGTTATATCGGCAAGGGTTGCACCACCGCTATGGCAGCATGATGCAGGTGATTGCTGGCGTGCATTTTAATTTCTCGATGCCAGACAGTTTTTGGAATGAATGGCAGCAAATAAAACAGCAAGAATGTTGTCAGTGTAAACTGATTTCTGACAGCTACATGGACTTGATCCGTAACGTTTACCGATTTGGCTGGCTGATCCCTTATCTGTTTGGTGCTTCACCAACCATTTGTAGCTCGTTCCTGCAAGGGCGTGAAACAAGTCTACCATTTGAACGAGTGGGTAAAGGCACATTGTATTTGCCCTACGCCACGTCACTGCGGTTATCTGATCTGGGTTATACCAATAAATCGCAGGCCAGCTTGAATATCAGCCACAGCAGCTTGCACGAATATCTGACGTCGGTACGTCAGGCGTTAGCGACCAAAGAAAGCTCGTTTGCCGACTTGGGCGTTAAGGTGGGTGATGATTATCGTCAGCTGAATGATCATGTCTTGCAGCTGGAAAATGAATTGTATGCGCCGATCCGGCCGAAACGGACACCACGTTCTAATGAACGGGCGTTAGTGGCACTTGAGCGACGCGGTATTGATTACATCGAACTGCGCACGCTGGATATCAACCCGTTTACCCCACTGGGCGTGGAAATTCAGCAACTACGTTTCCTCGATCTCTTTTTGGTCTGGTGTTTATTGCGCCCATCACCGATGTTGGAGGCTGCAGAGATCGAACGTAATCGCCACAATATGTCACGTGTTGCGCTGGAAGGGCGCCGTCCGGGCTTATTATTACAGACCGCACAGGGCGAGTTGTCGTTGCCGGAATGGGGTGGCCAGCTGTTTGACGAACTCCAGATGGTAGCGCAGTTATTAGACCGAGCTTATGGTCGGGTGCATTATCAGCTGGCATTACAAGCACAACGGGAAAAACTGGCTGATCCGGGAAAAACCTTGTCGGCGCAGTTGTTAACGCATTTGTTACATCATAATTTGGATGGTGCTGAGTTTGGCCGCCAACAGGCAGAGCGCTTCCGTAAAGAATTACAAAACGCGCCGCTACAATATTGGGAAGCGAATTATTTCACGGATGAAGCCGAAGCTTCGTTGCTAAAACAAAGCGAACTGGAAGCGGATGATCATTTACCATTTGCCGAGTTTTTACAGCAATATCTGCGGTTGCCGGTGGTGGGTGATACGCCCTGCGGCTAA
- a CDS encoding EAL domain-containing protein: MDWKARLRRLVSPFISASVVLLLLLSVGYPTMLLEAKAQRQDEVRLQVDQLARYFEHSVVDIVAALIEMESLPRNCSAYVQRKFHYFHAGLSQVAEFSLFDRKGQLVCSSWQTSIEPYNVPYDRSATHIHVRAPVMDSLQNRVGLHIGRFGRDGYENTAFIPMQTLRDTMSSLVLNYQFLGFIDAQSGVPLALNGTYSLPINSPKALFPLTTPQMLEGRGDNLHSQYWYARPFISLPQLVLMISVDTKTLYQGVYLPGWQWWLLALVLQLLLTLLFIFLRQKATDPKRQLLIAMRQRQFFNVYQPIVDARDGSLMGVEVLMRWQHPVAGLINPAEFIPMTESTGVIVPLTVLQMEQAQIELEPLLALYPKLYLSLNVSAQHLNSSAFISQLLHHKRYLPGLHVEITESEIMEHNNPVILATLQQLRQQKIAIAIDDFGTGYSSLGYLQSLPVNTLKVDRSFVATIGTGSVNAPVLEAIIHLSQNLDIDIIAEGVETSQQAEWLLRHGVWRHQGWLYAKAERVDVLLRQQWPVATLPFPAQVACKIKKKTPAE; this comes from the coding sequence ATGGATTGGAAGGCCCGCCTGCGTAGGCTGGTATCTCCGTTTATTTCGGCATCAGTGGTTTTGCTGTTGTTGCTGAGTGTTGGTTATCCGACGATGTTGCTGGAAGCGAAAGCCCAGCGACAGGATGAAGTGCGGTTGCAGGTCGATCAACTGGCGCGCTATTTTGAACATTCTGTGGTGGATATTGTCGCTGCGCTGATCGAAATGGAATCATTACCCCGTAACTGTTCGGCCTACGTGCAACGAAAATTTCATTATTTTCATGCCGGTCTGTCGCAGGTCGCCGAATTTTCACTGTTTGATCGCAAAGGCCAGTTGGTGTGTTCCAGCTGGCAAACTTCTATCGAACCTTACAATGTTCCCTACGACCGGTCTGCTACTCATATCCATGTGCGTGCGCCAGTCATGGACAGCCTGCAAAATCGGGTTGGTCTGCACATCGGTCGCTTCGGTCGCGATGGTTATGAAAATACCGCCTTTATACCGATGCAGACGTTGCGCGATACGATGTCGAGTCTGGTGCTGAATTATCAATTTTTAGGTTTTATTGACGCACAAAGTGGCGTGCCATTAGCGTTGAATGGTACTTATTCTTTGCCAATCAATAGCCCGAAAGCGCTGTTCCCGCTGACCACACCGCAAATGCTGGAAGGGCGGGGCGATAATCTGCACTCGCAATATTGGTATGCGCGGCCATTTATTTCCTTACCCCAGTTAGTGCTGATGATCAGTGTCGATACTAAGACACTTTATCAGGGGGTTTATCTACCCGGTTGGCAATGGTGGTTATTGGCGCTGGTGCTTCAATTGTTGCTGACGTTGTTATTTATTTTTCTGCGACAAAAAGCGACGGATCCAAAACGACAGTTACTTATTGCCATGCGGCAGCGGCAGTTTTTTAACGTCTATCAGCCGATCGTGGATGCACGTGACGGTTCCTTGATGGGGGTGGAAGTGTTGATGCGCTGGCAGCATCCGGTTGCAGGTTTGATTAATCCGGCGGAGTTTATTCCGATGACGGAAAGCACTGGCGTTATTGTGCCACTCACGGTGTTGCAGATGGAGCAGGCGCAAATTGAACTGGAACCGTTACTGGCGTTATATCCCAAACTGTATTTATCGTTGAATGTGTCGGCTCAGCATCTTAATTCATCGGCCTTTATCAGCCAGCTCTTACACCACAAACGCTATCTGCCGGGCTTACATGTAGAGATCACTGAATCGGAGATCATGGAGCACAATAATCCGGTCATTTTGGCTACACTGCAGCAACTGCGCCAACAGAAAATTGCAATTGCGATAGATGACTTTGGTACTGGTTATTCCAGTCTGGGTTATTTACAAAGTTTGCCAGTGAATACGCTCAAAGTTGATCGCTCTTTTGTCGCCACCATCGGCACCGGATCGGTGAATGCGCCGGTATTAGAAGCGATCATCCATTTATCGCAGAATCTGGACATTGATATTATCGCGGAAGGTGTCGAAACCAGTCAGCAAGCGGAATGGTTACTCCGGCATGGTGTCTGGCGACATCAGGGCTGGTTGTATGCCAAAGCGGAACGCGTGGATGTGTTGTTACGTCAGCAATGGCCGGTGGCCACTCTGCCGTTTCCGGCGCAAGTGGCCTGCAAAATAAAGAAGAAAACCCCGGCGGAATAA
- a CDS encoding glutathione binding-like protein, with translation MYTLFYAPTPNGKKITLMLEALNVSYQVIPINIRKGDQFLPSFLAISPNNRIPALIDHENNIAIFESGAILTYLAEKHGQFLPAQGADRYAVLQWLYWQMGGLGPMAGQNHHFNHYAPEVVPYGIKRYTEETARLYGVLNNQLADKRYVAGNEYSIADMAIYPWVTLYEHQKQDLSQFPHISRYMQTMAARDDVQRGMQKYADFDWETSLTETQLQALLQNHQA, from the coding sequence ATGTATACTTTATTTTATGCCCCCACGCCCAACGGTAAAAAAATCACCCTGATGCTGGAAGCGCTCAATGTGTCGTATCAGGTGATCCCGATTAATATCCGCAAAGGGGATCAATTCCTGCCCAGTTTTTTGGCCATTTCACCGAATAACCGCATCCCGGCATTGATTGATCATGAAAATAACATCGCGATTTTTGAATCGGGTGCCATTTTGACTTATCTGGCAGAGAAGCACGGCCAGTTCTTACCTGCGCAGGGCGCAGACCGGTATGCTGTTTTACAATGGCTGTACTGGCAAATGGGCGGCTTGGGCCCGATGGCTGGTCAAAACCACCATTTCAATCACTATGCGCCGGAAGTAGTGCCCTACGGGATCAAACGCTATACCGAAGAAACGGCGCGTTTATACGGAGTCCTAAATAACCAGCTAGCGGATAAGCGTTATGTGGCCGGTAATGAGTATTCGATTGCTGATATGGCGATTTATCCGTGGGTCACGCTCTATGAGCACCAAAAGCAGGATCTCAGCCAATTCCCGCATATTTCACGTTATATGCAAACTATGGCTGCGCGGGATGATGTGCAACGGGGTATGCAAAAATATGCGGATTTTGATTGGGAAACCAGTCTGACTGAAACGCAGTTGCAAGCCTTACTGCAAAACCATCAGGCTTAA